In one Candidatus Hydrogenedentota bacterium genomic region, the following are encoded:
- the ftsA gene encoding cell division protein FtsA encodes MSKRGEIIGAVDFGSRDVRVLIARRDYDGSLHVLGHGTAPGKGCVSQGVIQDLNAAQIALKQALGRAEKESRVKTMSLFCGVNGRNVETFIREGNVKLEKEVVEYRHMEEALDIASRDILSPGRHVVSSITSQEWYVDELRVIDPIGIRGGVLKARVHFARMPAAIEENLATCIESLNRELEDVVFLPLASALGCLTMEDMELGVGVMDMGRSTTGVAVYRDYRILGASCFEWGGYHITRDVAAGLQVSFEEAQDLILEYGVSETLVRRYDDDEGAEDRGRSSITLEEPRSPLKLKSAVHGAPSIVERNELDMIIFERSRELMTKVRQHLQSRGLMKHLVRGMVLTGGASTIRNQAALAEAVFQVPARMGLPEGIPGLPGPINSAEFSAVVGVLRHGAAYRTAAQNGRMHARGPLAALWRRVKNAVARYFI; translated from the coding sequence GTGAGCAAACGGGGCGAGATAATCGGCGCGGTAGACTTCGGTTCCCGCGACGTACGGGTGCTGATAGCGCGGCGCGACTACGACGGTTCGCTCCACGTATTGGGCCACGGCACGGCGCCCGGCAAGGGGTGTGTATCCCAAGGCGTGATTCAAGACCTTAACGCGGCTCAGATCGCGTTGAAACAGGCCCTCGGGCGTGCGGAGAAGGAGTCTCGCGTCAAGACGATGTCGCTATTTTGCGGCGTGAACGGACGCAACGTCGAGACATTCATCCGGGAGGGCAACGTCAAGCTCGAAAAAGAAGTGGTCGAGTACCGCCACATGGAAGAGGCGCTGGACATCGCCTCGCGCGATATCCTGTCGCCGGGCCGGCACGTGGTCAGTTCCATTACTTCGCAGGAATGGTACGTCGACGAGTTGCGCGTCATCGATCCCATTGGCATCCGGGGCGGCGTGCTTAAGGCGCGCGTGCATTTTGCGCGGATGCCGGCCGCGATCGAGGAAAACCTTGCCACGTGCATCGAATCGCTCAACCGCGAACTCGAAGACGTGGTATTTCTGCCGCTGGCCTCGGCGCTGGGTTGCCTGACCATGGAAGACATGGAGCTTGGCGTGGGCGTGATGGACATGGGCCGCAGCACGACCGGCGTTGCCGTCTACCGCGATTACCGTATCCTGGGCGCTTCCTGCTTCGAGTGGGGCGGCTACCATATCACGCGGGACGTGGCCGCCGGCCTTCAGGTCTCGTTTGAGGAAGCGCAGGACCTGATCCTAGAGTACGGCGTGTCTGAGACGCTGGTCCGCCGCTACGATGACGATGAAGGCGCCGAGGACAGGGGGCGTTCCAGTATCACGCTGGAGGAACCGCGATCGCCGCTCAAATTGAAAAGCGCGGTTCATGGAGCGCCGTCCATCGTCGAACGCAACGAACTCGACATGATTATCTTCGAGCGCTCGAGAGAACTCATGACCAAGGTCCGGCAGCATCTGCAGTCCCGCGGCCTCATGAAGCACCTGGTCCGGGGCATGGTGCTCACCGGCGGCGCCAGCACGATCCGCAATCAGGCGGCATTGGCGGAAGCGGTGTTTCAAGTGCCCGCGCGCATGGGATTGCCCGAGGGAATTCCTGGCCTGCCGGGCCCCATCAATTCGGCGGAGTTCTCGGCGGTCGTGGGGGTGCTGCGGCACGGCGCGGCCTATCGCACGGCCGCGCAGAATGGCCGCATGCATGCTCGCGGACCGCTGGCCGCCCTCTGGCGGCGCGTGAAGAATGCCGTCGCCCGTTACTTCATCTGA